A genome region from Gossypium hirsutum isolate 1008001.06 chromosome A04, Gossypium_hirsutum_v2.1, whole genome shotgun sequence includes the following:
- the LOC107945179 gene encoding L-type lectin-domain containing receptor kinase IX.1 isoform X1 — protein MNYFIPGNELPCVAANFLKILTPKVKKAQKAENMYLKSRKPEFLFILLFLYTLPMGLLVHFTMAAAIDDGNIHFNLTDFTPNMPHIEFEADTTTSGRQIQLTTNQRNKALNGSVGRATYYQPMHLWDNSSGNPRLADFTTHFSFSIDSLNKSSGDRGDGFAFFLAPDGSKIPPHSGGGCLGLQSCDSDANSKFVAVEFDTYPNVWDPLGLDHVAIDLNSIKTSFYPVQWTWSGIEHGGKVDTFITYNSSTKNLSVFLLGAEDFNRLNSSNLSAILDLSQYLPEWVTFGFSGSTGSSIELHTICSWSFSSNLQVSMNKTINPQNLPPIPPFNSRRKKQTWLRVVLAIVGCISTLLLVLSLVWLFCRRRKYRRMREDGTISFNVDVEMVTAPRKFSYKELRLATNNFADEDLLGEGGFGKVYLGFLRDTNSNIAVKRITPNSQQGVKEYESEITTIIKLRHRNLVQLIGWCHDNKEFLIVYEFLPNRSLDYHLHKEPCLLTWDTRYKIAMGVASALFYLQEECDRCVLHRDIKPSNVLLDFSFNAKLGDFGLARLVDHGQGSQTTKLILGTDGYIAPECLDTYKAIKESDIYSFGIVALEIASGKKAVAVIERNGKRFKTKLVEWVWELYREERLLDAADPRLSGNYDMEQMERLLLVGLACAHPNYFDRPSIRQAIEILGSKAPLPSLPREMPVPLHIAALQDNIVTSSASTSCYTSGQTQS, from the coding sequence atgaattattttattccaGGGAATGAATTACCTTGTGTTGCAGCAAATTTCCTCAAAATCCTCACTCCGAAGGTGAAGAAGGCTCAAAAAGCTGAGAATATGTATCTCAAATCTCGTAAACCTGAATTTCTCTtcatattattattcttatacaCCCTTCCTATGGGTTTACTTGTTCATTTTACCATGGCTGCAGCAATTGATGATGGTAACATCCATTTCAATTTGACTGATTTCACCCCAAATATGCCTCACATAGAGTTTGAAGCTGATACAACCACATCAGGTCGCCAAATCCAACTCACCACCAACCAGAGAAACAAGGCTTTAAACGGTAGTGTTGGTCGAGCCACTTATTACCAACCAATGCACCTTTGGGACAATTCATCAGGGAATCCCCGACTTGCAGATTTCACCACTCATTTTTCTTTCTCCATCGATTCCTTGAATAAGTCCTCCGGAGATAGGGGTGATGGGTTTGCGTTTTTCCTTGCTCCCGATGGCTCAAAAATCCCTCCTCACTCCGGAGGTGGTTGCTTGGGACTTCAAAGTTGCGATTCAGACGCTAACTCTAAATTTGTTGCAGTGGAATTTGATACGTATCCCAATGTATGGGATCCTCTGGGGTTAGATCACGTGGCCATTGATCTCAACTCTATCAAGACTTCTTTTTACCCTGTCCAATGGACGTGGAGTGGCATTGAACATGGAGGAAAGGTTGATACTTTCATCACTTACAACTCTAGTACAAAAAACCTGAGTGTCTTTTTACTTGGTGCTGAGGACTTTAATCGTCTAAATTCATCTAATCTTTCCGCAATATTGGATCTTAGTCAATATTTACCAGAATGGGTCACTTTTGGCTTCTCCGGATCCACTGGATCTAGCATTGAGCTACACACTATTTGTTCCTGGAGTTTCAGCTCCAACTTACAAGTTTCCATGAATAAAACCATCAATCCTCAAAATCTACCACCAATCCCTCCATTCAACTCCAGAAGGAAGAAACAGACATGGCTACGGGTAGTTCTAGCCATTGTTGGTTGCATTTCTACTTTGCTCCTAGTTCTAAGTCTGGTTTGGCTTTTCTGTAGAAGGAGAAAGTACAGAAGGATGAGGGAAGATGGGACCATTTCTTTCAACGTAGACGTGGAAATGGTGACAGCACCTAGGAAGTTTTCCTACAAGGAACTCAGGCTTGCAACGAATAATTTTGCCGATGAAGATCTCCTTGGAGAGGGAGGTTTTGGAAAAGTTTATTTAGGCTTCTTGAGGGACACCAATTCCAATATTGCTGTCAAAAGGATAACTCCAAATTCTCAACAAGGGGTGAAAGAGTACGAATCCGAAATTACCACTATTATCAAATTGAGGCACAGGAATTTGGTCCAACTCATCGGTTGGTGCCATGACAATAAGGAGTTCCTCATTGTGTATGAGTTCCTTCCAAATAGGAGTCTCGATTACCATCTACATAAAGAGCCGTGCTTGTTGACATGGGATACAAGGTATAAAATCGCCATGGGAGTGGCCTCAGCGTTGTTTTATCTGCAAGAAGAATGTGATCGATGCGTGCTGCATCGAGACATCAAGCCAAGTAATGTTCTGCTAGATTTTAGTTTCAATGCCAAGCTTGGTGACTTTGGGCTGGCTAGGCTTGTTGACCACGGACAAGGGtctcaaacaacaaaattgatCCTTGGAACTGATGGTTATATAGCACCCGAGTGTCTTGACACATACAAAGCCATTAAGGAATCCGACATATACAGCTTTGGTATTGTTGCCTTAGAAATAGCCTCCGGAAAGAAGGCCGTAGCTGTAATTGAAAGGAATGGCAAGAGATTCAAGACAAAACTGGTGGAATGGGTTTGGGAATTGTATAGGGAAGAGCGTCTTTTGGATGCTGCTGACCCAAGATTGTCTGGAAACTACGACATGGAACAAATGGAACGGTTGCTGTTAGTTGGGCTGGCTTGTGCTCACCCAAACTATTTTGACCGCCCATCCATAAGGCAGGCTATTGAAATCCTTGGTTCCAAAGCCCCACTTCCCAGTTTACCACGCGAGATGCCGGTTCCATTACACATTGCAGCTCTGCAAGACAACATCGTTACATCTTCAGCATCCACTTCATGCTATACCAGTGGCCAAACTCAAAGTTGA
- the LOC107945179 gene encoding L-type lectin-domain containing receptor kinase IX.1 isoform X2 yields MPHIEFEADTTTSGRQIQLTTNQRNKALNGSVGRATYYQPMHLWDNSSGNPRLADFTTHFSFSIDSLNKSSGDRGDGFAFFLAPDGSKIPPHSGGGCLGLQSCDSDANSKFVAVEFDTYPNVWDPLGLDHVAIDLNSIKTSFYPVQWTWSGIEHGGKVDTFITYNSSTKNLSVFLLGAEDFNRLNSSNLSAILDLSQYLPEWVTFGFSGSTGSSIELHTICSWSFSSNLQVSMNKTINPQNLPPIPPFNSRRKKQTWLRVVLAIVGCISTLLLVLSLVWLFCRRRKYRRMREDGTISFNVDVEMVTAPRKFSYKELRLATNNFADEDLLGEGGFGKVYLGFLRDTNSNIAVKRITPNSQQGVKEYESEITTIIKLRHRNLVQLIGWCHDNKEFLIVYEFLPNRSLDYHLHKEPCLLTWDTRYKIAMGVASALFYLQEECDRCVLHRDIKPSNVLLDFSFNAKLGDFGLARLVDHGQGSQTTKLILGTDGYIAPECLDTYKAIKESDIYSFGIVALEIASGKKAVAVIERNGKRFKTKLVEWVWELYREERLLDAADPRLSGNYDMEQMERLLLVGLACAHPNYFDRPSIRQAIEILGSKAPLPSLPREMPVPLHIAALQDNIVTSSASTSCYTSGQTQS; encoded by the coding sequence ATGCCTCACATAGAGTTTGAAGCTGATACAACCACATCAGGTCGCCAAATCCAACTCACCACCAACCAGAGAAACAAGGCTTTAAACGGTAGTGTTGGTCGAGCCACTTATTACCAACCAATGCACCTTTGGGACAATTCATCAGGGAATCCCCGACTTGCAGATTTCACCACTCATTTTTCTTTCTCCATCGATTCCTTGAATAAGTCCTCCGGAGATAGGGGTGATGGGTTTGCGTTTTTCCTTGCTCCCGATGGCTCAAAAATCCCTCCTCACTCCGGAGGTGGTTGCTTGGGACTTCAAAGTTGCGATTCAGACGCTAACTCTAAATTTGTTGCAGTGGAATTTGATACGTATCCCAATGTATGGGATCCTCTGGGGTTAGATCACGTGGCCATTGATCTCAACTCTATCAAGACTTCTTTTTACCCTGTCCAATGGACGTGGAGTGGCATTGAACATGGAGGAAAGGTTGATACTTTCATCACTTACAACTCTAGTACAAAAAACCTGAGTGTCTTTTTACTTGGTGCTGAGGACTTTAATCGTCTAAATTCATCTAATCTTTCCGCAATATTGGATCTTAGTCAATATTTACCAGAATGGGTCACTTTTGGCTTCTCCGGATCCACTGGATCTAGCATTGAGCTACACACTATTTGTTCCTGGAGTTTCAGCTCCAACTTACAAGTTTCCATGAATAAAACCATCAATCCTCAAAATCTACCACCAATCCCTCCATTCAACTCCAGAAGGAAGAAACAGACATGGCTACGGGTAGTTCTAGCCATTGTTGGTTGCATTTCTACTTTGCTCCTAGTTCTAAGTCTGGTTTGGCTTTTCTGTAGAAGGAGAAAGTACAGAAGGATGAGGGAAGATGGGACCATTTCTTTCAACGTAGACGTGGAAATGGTGACAGCACCTAGGAAGTTTTCCTACAAGGAACTCAGGCTTGCAACGAATAATTTTGCCGATGAAGATCTCCTTGGAGAGGGAGGTTTTGGAAAAGTTTATTTAGGCTTCTTGAGGGACACCAATTCCAATATTGCTGTCAAAAGGATAACTCCAAATTCTCAACAAGGGGTGAAAGAGTACGAATCCGAAATTACCACTATTATCAAATTGAGGCACAGGAATTTGGTCCAACTCATCGGTTGGTGCCATGACAATAAGGAGTTCCTCATTGTGTATGAGTTCCTTCCAAATAGGAGTCTCGATTACCATCTACATAAAGAGCCGTGCTTGTTGACATGGGATACAAGGTATAAAATCGCCATGGGAGTGGCCTCAGCGTTGTTTTATCTGCAAGAAGAATGTGATCGATGCGTGCTGCATCGAGACATCAAGCCAAGTAATGTTCTGCTAGATTTTAGTTTCAATGCCAAGCTTGGTGACTTTGGGCTGGCTAGGCTTGTTGACCACGGACAAGGGtctcaaacaacaaaattgatCCTTGGAACTGATGGTTATATAGCACCCGAGTGTCTTGACACATACAAAGCCATTAAGGAATCCGACATATACAGCTTTGGTATTGTTGCCTTAGAAATAGCCTCCGGAAAGAAGGCCGTAGCTGTAATTGAAAGGAATGGCAAGAGATTCAAGACAAAACTGGTGGAATGGGTTTGGGAATTGTATAGGGAAGAGCGTCTTTTGGATGCTGCTGACCCAAGATTGTCTGGAAACTACGACATGGAACAAATGGAACGGTTGCTGTTAGTTGGGCTGGCTTGTGCTCACCCAAACTATTTTGACCGCCCATCCATAAGGCAGGCTATTGAAATCCTTGGTTCCAAAGCCCCACTTCCCAGTTTACCACGCGAGATGCCGGTTCCATTACACATTGCAGCTCTGCAAGACAACATCGTTACATCTTCAGCATCCACTTCATGCTATACCAGTGGCCAAACTCAAAGTTGA
- the LOC107945178 gene encoding agglutinin-2: MNYFIPGNELPCVAATFLKIRTPKMKKARKAENMHLKSRKPEFLFIFLFLYTLPMGLLVHFTMAAAIDDGNIHFNLTDFTPNMPHIQFEADTTASSGQIQLTTNQRNKPLNGSVGRATYYQPMHLWDNSSGKPRLADFTTHFSFSIDSLNKSSGDRGDGFAFFLAPDGSKIPPHSGGGCLGLQSCDSDAVEFDTYPNVWDPLGLDHVAIDLNSIKTSFYPVQWTWSGIEHGGKADTFITYNSSTKNLSVFLLGAEDFNRLNSSNLSAILDLSQYLPEWVTFGFSGSTGSSIELHTICSWSFSSNLQVSMNKTINPQNLPPIPPFNSRRKKQTWLRVVLAIVGCISTLLLVLSLVWLFCRRRKYRRMREDGTISFNVDVEMVTAPRKFSYKELRLATNNFADEDLLGEGGFGKVYLGFLRDTNSNIAVKRITPNSQQGVKEYESEITTIIKLRHRNLVQLIGWCHDNKEFLIV; this comes from the coding sequence atgaattattttattccaGGAAATGAATTACCTTGTGTTGCAGCAACTTTCCTCAAAATCCGTACGCCGAAAATGAAGAAAGCTCGTAAAGCTGAGAATATGCATCTCAAATCTCGTAAACCTGAATttctcttcatatttttattcttataCACCCTTCCTATGGGGTTACTTGTTCATTTTACCATGGCTGCAGCAATTGATGATGGTAACATCCATTTCAATTTGACTGATTTCACCCCAAATATGCCTCACATACAGTTTGAAGCTGATACAACCGCATCAAGTGGCCAAATCCAACTCACCACCAACCAGAGAAACAAGCCTTTAAACGGTAGTGTTGGTCGAGCCACTTATTACCAACCAATGCACCTTTGGGACAATTCATCAGGGAAGCCCCGACTTGCAGATTTCACCACTCATTTTTCTTTCTCCATCGATTCCTTGAATAAATCCTCCGGAGATAGGGGTGATGGGTTTGCGTTTTTCCTTGCTCCCGATGGCTCAAAAATCCCTCCTCACTCCGGAGGTGGTTGCTTGGGACTTCAAAGTTGCGATTCAGACGCAGTGGAATTTGATACGTATCCCAATGTATGGGATCCTCTGGGGTTAGATCACGTGGCCATTGATCTCAACTCTATCAAGACTTCTTTTTACCCTGTCCAATGGACGTGGAGTGGCATTGAACATGGAGGAAAGGCTGATACTTTCATCACTTACAACTCTAGTACAAAAAACCTGAGTGTCTTTTTACTTGGTGCTGAGGACTTTAATCGTCTAAATTCATCTAATCTTTCCGCAATATTGGATCTTAGTCAATATTTACCAGAATGGGTCACTTTTGGCTTCTCCGGATCCACTGGATCTAGCATTGAGCTACACACTATTTGTTCCTGGAGTTTCAGCTCCAACTTACAAGTTTCCATGAATAAAACCATCAATCCTCAAAATCTACCACCAATCCCTCCATTCAACTCCAGAAGGAAGAAACAGACATGGCTACGGGTAGTTCTAGCCATTGTTGGTTGCATTTCTACTTTGCTCCTAGTTCTAAGTCTGGTTTGGCTTTTCTGTAGAAGGAGAAAGTACAGAAGGATGAGGGAAGATGGGACCATTTCTTTCAACGTAGACGTGGAAATGGTGACAGCACCTAGGAAGTTTTCCTACAAGGAACTCAGGCTTGCAACGAATAATTTTGCCGATGAAGATCTCCTTGGAGAGGGAGGTTTTGGAAAAGTTTATTTAGGCTTCTTGAGGGACACCAATTCCAATATTGCTGTCAAAAGGATAACTCCAAATTCTCAACAAGGGGTGAAAGAGTACGAATCCGAAATTACCACTATTATCAAATTGAGGCACAGGAATTTGGTCCAACTCATCGGTTGGTGCCATGACAATAAGGAGTTCCTCATTGTGTAG
- the LOC121228110 gene encoding L-type lectin-domain containing receptor kinase IX.1 has product MGVASALFYLQEECDRCVLHRDIKPSNVLLDFSFNAKLGDFGLARLVDHGQGSQTTKLILGTDGYIAPECLDTYKAIKESDIYSFGIVALEIASGKKAVAVIERNGKRFKTKLVEWVWELYREERLLDAADPRLSGNYDTEQMERLLLVGLACAHPNYFDRPSITKAIEILGSKAPLPSLPREMPVPIYIAALQDNIVTSSASTSSYNSASNRSQTQSSGTASSIHSFKD; this is encoded by the coding sequence ATGGGAGTGGCCTCAGCGTTGTTTTATCTGCAAGAAGAATGTGATCGATGCGTGCTGCATCGAGACATCAAGCCAAGTAATGTTCTGCTAGATTTTAGTTTCAATGCCAAGCTTGGTGACTTTGGGCTGGCTAGGCTTGTTGACCACGGACAAGGGtctcaaacaacaaaattgatCCTTGGAACTGATGGTTATATAGCACCCGAGTGTCTTGACACATACAAAGCCATTAAGGAATCCGATATATACAGCTTTGGTATTGTTGCCTTAGAAATAGCCTCCGGAAAGAAGGCCGTAGCTGTAATTGAAAGGAATGGCAAGAGATTCAAGACAAAACTGGTGGAATGGGTTTGGGAATTGTATAGGGAAGAGCGTCTTTTGGATGCTGCTGACCCAAGATTGTCTGGAAACTACGACACGGAACAAATGGAACGGTTGCTGTTAGTTGGGCTGGCTTGTGCTCACCCAAACTATTTTGACCGCCCATCCATAACGAAGGCTATTGAAATCCTTGGTTCCAAAGCCCCACTGCCCAGTTTACCACGCGAGATGCCGGTTCCAATATACATTGCAGCTCTGCAAGACAACATCGTTACATCTTCAGCATCCACTTCATCCTATAACAGTGCCTCCAACAGAAGCCAAACTCAAAGTTCAGGCACTGCGTCAAGTATCCATTCCTTTAAGGATTAA
- the LOC107945177 gene encoding L-type lectin-domain containing receptor kinase IX.1, translating to MKKAENMYLKSLKPEFFFIVLLLYTLPMAASIDNGNIHFTLTNFTSDTPSIEFENDATASGGAIELTTNQNGKALIYRVGRATYHQPMHLWDNSSGNLRLADFTTQFSFAINSLNKSFGDGDEGDSRADGFAFFLAPYGSKIPPNSVGACLGLQTCDSDANSKFVAVEFDTFRNLWDPPTMSDHVAIDLNSVKASFHPVEWLWNDIENGGKVDAFITYNSSTKNLSVLLRDADDLTRQNSSSLSAILDLSLYLPEWVTFGFTGSTGRLSELHTIYSWDFSSSLQVSMNLTSNPPNLAPGPPINPKRKSKTWLWVVLAVAGGIFALLLVLGLASLFCKRRKYRRMREDGTMSVNVDMEMVTAPRKFSYRELWLATNNFADEGLLGEGGFGKVYLGFLRDINSNIAVKRITPNSQQGVKEYESEITTIIRLRHRNLVQLIGWCHDNKEFLIVYEFLPNKSLDYHLHREPCLLTWDTRYKITMGVASALFYLQEECDQCVLHRDIKSSNVLLDLSYNAKLGDFGLARLVDHGQGSQTTKLILGTDGYIAPECLETYKAIKESDIYSFGIVALEIASGKKAVAVIERNGKRFKTKLVDWVWELYGEERLLDAADPRLSGNYDTEQMERLLLVGMACAHPNYFDRPSITQAIEILGSKAPPPSLPREMPVPIYIAALQDNIVTSSAATSSYTSASSRSQTQSSGTVSSIHSFKDKTMAPGYETEAKQ from the coding sequence ATGAAGAAAGCTGAGAATATGTATCTCAAATCTCTTAAACCTGAATTTTTCTTCATAGTATTATTGTTATACACCCTTCCTATGGCTGCATCAATTGATAATGGTAACATCCATTTCACTTTGACTAATTTCACCTCAGATACGCCTAGCATAGAGTTTGAAAATGATGCAACAGCATCAGGTGGCGCAATAGAACTCACCACAAACCAAAATGGCAAGGCTTTAATCTATAGAGTTGGTCGAGCTACTTATCACCAACCAATGCACCTTTGGGACAACTCATCTGGGAATCTCCGACTTGCAGATTTCACCACTCAATTTTCTTTCGCCATCAATTCCTTGAATAAGTCCTTCGGAGATGGGGATGAAGGTGATAGTAGGGCTGATGGGTTTGCGTTTTTCCTTGCTCCCTATGGTTCAAAAATCCCTCCCAACTCCGTAGGTGCTTGCCTGGGACTTCAAACTTGCGATTCAGACGCCAACTCTAAATTTGTCGCAGTGGAGTTTGACACGTTTCGCAACCTATGGGATCCTCCGACTATGTCAGATCACGTGGCCATTGATCTCAACTCTGTAAAGGCTTCATTCCACCCTGTCGAATGGCTGTGGAATGATATTGAAAATGGGGGAAAAGTTGATGCTTTCATCACTTACAACTCTAGTACAAAAAACCTTAGCGTTCTTTTACGTGATGCTGATGACCTTACTCGTCAAAATTCATCTAGTCTTTCTGCAATATTGGATCTTAGTCTATATTTACCAGAATGGGTCACTTTTGGCTTCACCGGATCCACTGGACGATTATCTGAGCTACACACTATTTATTCCTGGGATTTCAGCTCCAGCTTACAGGTTTCCATGAATCTAACCAGCAATCCTCCAAATCTGGCGCCAGGCCCTCCAATCAACCCCAAAAGGAAGAGCAAGACAtggctatgggtagttctagccGTTGCTGGTGGCATTTTTGCATTGCTCCTAGTTCTGGGTCTGGCTTCGCTTTTCTGCAAGAGGAGAAAGTACAGAAGGATGAGAGAAGATGGGACCATGTCTGTCAACGTAGACATGGAAATGGTGACAGCACCTAGGAAGTTTTCCTACAGGGAACTCTGGCTTGCAACCAATAATTTTGCCGATGAAGGTCTCCTTGGAGAGGGAGGTTTTGGAAAAGTTTATTTAGGCTTCTTGAGGGACATCAATTCCAATATTGCTGTCAAAAGGATAACTCCAAATTCTCAACAAGGGGTGAAAGAGTATGAATCCGAAATTACCACTATTATCAGATTGAGGCACAGGAATTTGGTCCAACTCATCGGTTGGTGCCATGACAATAAGGAGTTCCTCATTGTGTATGAGTTCCTTCCAAATAAGAGTCTCGATTACCATCTACATAGAGAGCCATGCTTGTTGACATGGGATACAAGGTATAAAATCACAATGGGAGTGGCCTCAGCGTTGTTCTATTTGCAAGAAGAATGTGACCAATGCGTGCTGCACCGAGACATCAAGTCAAGTAATGTTCTGTTGGATTTGAGTTACAATGCCAAGCTTGGTGACTTTGGGCTGGCTAGGCTTGTTGACCACGGACAAGGGtctcaaacaacaaaattgatCCTTGGGACTGATGGTTATATAGCACCCGAGTGTCTTGAGACATACAAAGCCATTAAGGAATCCGACATATACAGCTTTGGTATTGTTGCCTTAGAAATAGCCTCCGGAAAGAAGGCCGTAGCTGTAATTGAAAGGAATGGCAAGAGATTCAAGACAAAACTGGTGGATTGGGTTTGGGAATTGTATGGGGAAGAGCGTCTTTTGGATGCTGCTGACCCAAGATTGTCTGGAAACTACGACACAGAACAGATGGAGCGGTTGCTGTTAGTTGGGATGGCTTGTGCTCACCCAAACTATTTTGACCGCCCATCCATAACACAGGCTATCGAAATCCTTGGTTCCAAAGCCCCACCGCCCAGTTTACCACGCGAGATGCCGGTTCCAATATACATTGCGGCTCTGCAAGACAACATTGTTACATCTTCAGCAGCCACTTCATCCTATACCAGTGCCTCCAGCAGAAGCCAAACTCAAAGTTCAGGCACTGTGTCAAGTATCCATTCCTTTAAGGATAAAACAATGGCTCCAGGTTATGAGACGGA